A window of Pseudomonadota bacterium contains these coding sequences:
- a CDS encoding ATP-binding protein yields MARTTTLTRSLFLRIAPTILVTILIIAAMAFRSATNQINHVYDAQLITSANLIWLVVEDETRVSAESAFRRIRKIDLTLSNQRALNQFASEYADDRMFRVWRGNRLLMISNGGVRADLPKQEAGFSDVTYNDEKWRIYSLPIPDTQISIEAGERIILRRSLVKNILFDLSTPLMLLVPIVGLLIWVGIGAGLGTVRALIAQIRSRSPDDLSQLNLSSVPRDLTPLGQSINQLLQKLEHSFTSERRFAEHAAHHLRTPLATLKLQLQLLDHARDAADHASLLGDLRASIERASRLVGQLLTSTRVSHQTIARVPIMLKHSIISMIEELAPIAAQKDIAISLDGPNDLIVMADETLLRLMIGNVIENAVKYTLAHGSVNIALSNDERHISCIVTDTGPGIPEAERALVFERFYRVGTPQAHGTGLGLAIVAEIAARLSGSIILATPPSGQGLQVEIILPRVVATQQEPS; encoded by the coding sequence ATGGCGCGCACCACCACCCTCACACGCTCGCTTTTCCTGCGCATCGCGCCGACCATCCTTGTCACCATCCTCATCATCGCGGCGATGGCGTTCAGGAGCGCCACCAACCAGATCAACCATGTGTATGACGCCCAGCTCATCACCAGCGCCAACCTCATCTGGCTGGTGGTGGAGGATGAAACGCGCGTATCCGCCGAGAGCGCCTTCCGCCGCATCCGCAAGATCGATTTAACGCTGAGCAACCAGCGTGCCCTCAACCAGTTCGCCAGCGAATATGCGGATGACCGGATGTTTCGCGTCTGGCGCGGCAATCGGCTGCTGATGATTAGCAACGGCGGCGTGCGTGCCGATTTACCCAAGCAGGAAGCCGGTTTCTCCGATGTGACCTATAACGACGAGAAATGGCGCATTTACTCGCTGCCCATTCCGGATACGCAAATTTCCATCGAAGCCGGCGAGCGCATTATCCTGCGCCGCAGCCTGGTGAAAAACATCCTGTTCGACCTTTCCACGCCGCTGATGCTGCTGGTGCCCATTGTCGGCCTGCTGATCTGGGTCGGCATCGGCGCCGGGCTTGGCACGGTGCGGGCGCTGATCGCCCAGATCCGCTCGCGCTCGCCGGATGATTTGTCGCAGCTCAACCTCAGCAGCGTGCCGCGCGATCTCACGCCGCTGGGCCAATCCATCAACCAGCTGCTGCAGAAGCTGGAGCATTCCTTCACCTCCGAGCGCCGCTTCGCCGAGCATGCGGCCCACCATTTGCGCACGCCGTTGGCGACGCTGAAGCTGCAGCTGCAATTGCTCGACCATGCACGCGATGCGGCCGATCACGCCTCGCTGCTGGGCGATTTGCGCGCCTCCATCGAGCGCGCTTCGCGCCTTGTGGGCCAGCTGCTCACCTCCACCCGCGTCAGCCACCAGACCATCGCGCGCGTTCCCATCATGCTCAAACACAGTATCATCAGCATGATCGAGGAGCTCGCCCCCATCGCCGCGCAGAAGGACATCGCCATTTCGCTCGACGGCCCCAACGATCTGATCGTAATGGCGGATGAAACGCTGCTGCGGCTGATGATCGGCAACGTGATCGAAAACGCGGTGAAATACACTCTGGCGCACGGCAGCGTCAACATCGCCCTGAGCAACGATGAGCGGCACATCAGCTGCATTGTCACCGATACCGGCCCCGGCATTCCCGAGGCCGAGCGGGCGCTGGTGTTCGAGCGGTTTTACCGCGTCGGCACACCGCAGGCGCATGGCACGGGCCTCGGCCTTGCCATCGTTGCCGAAATCGCGGCGCGGCTGTCGGGCAGCATCATTCTGGCTACGCCGCCAAGCGGGCAGGGGCTGCAGGTCGAAATCATTCTGCCACGCGTTGTGGCCACGCAACAGGAGCCATCATGA
- a CDS encoding response regulator transcription factor, with protein sequence MRLLLVEDDDMLGESLKKALERHAYGVDWVRDGESALFALRDSPFAAVVLDINLPKRSGLEVLKELRTAKNMVPVLLLTARDLPQQKVEGLDGGGDDYLVKPFDLEELLARLRALVRRSAGRAETTLRCGEVVLEPAASIVRRDEQLVTMTAKEFRTLKLLMERAGKFVTKSDIEYVLYSAEDAAESNTVEVTIYNLRKKLGAPFIQTVRGVGYRVNAG encoded by the coding sequence ATGCGCTTATTACTGGTTGAAGACGATGACATGCTCGGCGAATCGCTGAAAAAAGCGCTGGAACGCCATGCCTACGGCGTCGATTGGGTGCGCGACGGCGAATCCGCCCTGTTCGCGCTGCGCGACTCGCCGTTCGCCGCAGTGGTGCTGGATATCAACCTGCCCAAACGCTCCGGCCTCGAAGTGCTGAAAGAGCTGCGCACCGCCAAAAACATGGTGCCGGTGCTGCTGCTCACCGCGCGCGACCTGCCGCAGCAGAAAGTCGAAGGGCTCGATGGCGGTGGCGACGATTACCTCGTCAAACCGTTCGATCTTGAGGAGCTGCTCGCGCGCTTGCGCGCGCTTGTCCGCCGCAGTGCGGGTCGCGCCGAAACCACCCTGCGCTGCGGCGAAGTGGTGCTGGAGCCCGCCGCCTCCATCGTCCGCCGCGACGAGCAGCTCGTCACCATGACCGCCAAGGAATTCCGCACGCTGAAATTGCTGATGGAGCGCGCCGGCAAATTCGTCACCAAATCCGACATCGAATACGTGCTCTATAGCGCCGAGGACGCCGCCGAAAGCAACACGGTGGAAGTCACCATCTACAACCTGCGCAAAAAACTGGGCGCGCCCTTCATCCAGACCGTGCGCGGCGTCGGCTACCGCGTGAATGCAGGCTGA
- a CDS encoding SPOR domain-containing protein yields the protein MKHTRLALVIALSSLTTTPVLAASMTMLQFGSFETREEADKRLSDISSKYGATLGSLPASVREIKLPPDNLTVYRTQAGPVASRADAQSICAKLATTGDECYIVQTAMVAPGTAPLAAPVAAAAALPSPQALQSDEKKDATASAPQLPVRDASSEAMLNSVSAPQAAPAAAPVVAVTPSPKMQSALDNAVAAQEATDAAVTTTTTTTAASASSTKPGFWSRMNPFSSSEPKPVPAPVAAPVINAVSPLAAPVESVSSTAVAAPVAAAVTAPVVVAAATPTVVARNEPVAPVARPSFDMAPVAAQPEAMRLPPPPAPLKAQDRANLAAGVEATKTPVSTGMITSAPLTPITYAAAPGNGIVNVEEAKRVPLTQNTAPAPLPSPILLQPPVSLSPSATLGEKTLWAQIGPFASSQAALEYWGNYRQNHPDFPVVRVRVTSSYQQQLRGVYQSWLRIGPVARMGFINSLCGTLYAKEDKTPLDQRLRCGSVTDMGIASSPQRGLLPGSRYHR from the coding sequence GTGAAACATACCCGTTTAGCACTCGTTATTGCGCTCTCTTCACTCACCACGACACCGGTTCTCGCCGCGTCGATGACCATGCTTCAGTTCGGGTCGTTCGAGACTCGCGAGGAAGCGGATAAGCGCCTGAGCGACATTTCATCGAAATACGGTGCGACGCTTGGCAGCTTGCCCGCCAGCGTGCGCGAAATCAAACTTCCGCCGGATAATTTGACGGTTTATCGCACCCAGGCAGGCCCTGTCGCCAGCCGTGCGGATGCGCAGTCCATCTGTGCCAAACTCGCCACCACCGGGGATGAGTGCTATATCGTCCAGACCGCGATGGTCGCACCCGGAACGGCCCCATTGGCTGCTCCTGTTGCCGCAGCTGCAGCACTGCCAAGCCCACAAGCGCTGCAGAGCGATGAGAAGAAAGACGCCACCGCCAGCGCCCCGCAATTGCCGGTGCGCGATGCCAGCAGTGAAGCCATGCTCAACAGCGTCAGCGCGCCTCAGGCGGCACCCGCTGCTGCGCCGGTCGTCGCTGTGACCCCATCGCCTAAAATGCAATCCGCGCTCGACAATGCTGTCGCCGCGCAGGAAGCAACCGATGCTGCCGTCACGACGACCACCACAACCACTGCCGCCAGCGCCAGTTCCACGAAGCCCGGCTTCTGGTCGCGCATGAATCCATTTAGCAGCTCCGAGCCGAAGCCGGTTCCGGCACCGGTTGCGGCTCCAGTCATCAATGCGGTCAGCCCGCTTGCGGCTCCGGTTGAATCAGTTTCGAGCACGGCTGTTGCAGCGCCTGTCGCAGCAGCAGTAACGGCACCTGTCGTGGTCGCTGCGGCGACACCAACCGTGGTTGCTCGCAATGAGCCAGTGGCACCGGTTGCCCGCCCATCGTTCGATATGGCGCCGGTTGCCGCCCAGCCTGAGGCGATGCGCCTGCCACCACCACCAGCACCTCTGAAAGCGCAAGATCGCGCCAACCTCGCTGCGGGTGTTGAAGCAACCAAAACCCCGGTTTCCACCGGCATGATTACCTCGGCACCGTTGACCCCGATCACCTATGCAGCTGCACCGGGCAATGGCATCGTGAACGTGGAAGAGGCCAAGCGCGTGCCACTGACGCAGAACACCGCGCCTGCGCCGCTGCCAAGCCCTATCCTGCTTCAGCCGCCTGTATCGCTTAGCCCAAGCGCCACGCTTGGCGAGAAAACCCTGTGGGCGCAGATCGGGCCGTTCGCAAGCTCGCAGGCCGCGCTTGAATATTGGGGTAACTACCGCCAGAACCATCCGGATTTCCCGGTCGTGCGCGTGCGCGTGACCTCGTCGTACCAGCAGCAGCTGCGCGGCGTTTACCAGTCATGGCTGCGCATCGGGCCGGTCGCGCGTATGGGCTTCATCAACAGCCTGTGCGGCACGCTCTATGCTAAGGAAGATAAAACACCGCTGGATCAACGCCTGCGTTGCGGTAGCGTGACGGATATGGGCATCGCGTCCTCGCCGCAGCGTGGTTTGTTGCCTGGCTCGCGGTATCATCGCTAG